Sequence from the Ziziphus jujuba cultivar Dongzao chromosome 9, ASM3175591v1 genome:
TATCTACGGTGGTTATACACGGTGCTATTGAGTGCTTTATGGGtatatttgttaataaaatttcaaaaggttAGGATGATTTGTTTTCTGCCTGTGAGATTGTGGTGTTGATTTCTAatctctttaatttttattttatttttttaatattttatttttttgcaaattttataCTGTTTTGGTCGAAACTGATTAACAAGTATGTATTATGGCCTGCCAGAGTCTCTGGTTCTTACTgtgattataatttaattttaaaaatgattgatttgtttaacttaattaattattattattattttatatgtgctTTTCATAATTGCCGCAGTTGTGTTacatgtttctttttttgttttctgcagTTTGTTAGCACTACTAAAGCATCATATAAACCATCATATTTTGGCCACAATTGGGCGAGCTTGTCAAGACCTTTTAGGTACTAAAGACTGACCTGATCCATTCTGTATTAAATATcattctttttaattaaaaaaagagaaatgaaaaaagagaaatgCCTTCTTTCTAATATCATTTAATCTACACAGTTCAAAACCTGCCGGAGCTGATGTTATTGGGATTGACTTGGGTACCACCAACTCATGCGTTGCTGTCATGGAGGGGAAGGTAGGACCTATCGAACTTCTCTTTATAATGTTTTGGATTGTCCTTCGTACTGGGTTAATTTATGCAGTATggttttattcttattaattcTATTATCATTGGCAGAATCCCAAAGTTATTGAGAATGCAGAAGGGGCTCGGACCACACCATCAGTTGTTGCTTTCAATCAGAAAGGAGAACTACTTGTGGGTACACCAGCAAAACGTCAGGCAGTGACCAATCCAACTAACACTGTTTTTGCGACCAAGCGTCTCATTGGTAGACGATTTGATGATCCTCAGACTCAAAAGGAAATGAAGATGGTTCCATACAAGATAGTCAAGGCTCCAAATGGTGATGCGTGGGTTGAAGCCAATGGACAACAGTATTCCCCAAGCCAAATTGGAGCCTTTGTTCTCACCAAAATGAAAGAAACTGCAGAGGCTTACCTTGGGAAGAGTGTTTCTAAAGCTGTGATTACTGTTCCGGCTTATTTCAATGATGCCCAAAGACAGGCAACGAAGGATGCTGGCAAAATTGCTGGCCTTGATGTGCAGAGAATCATCAACGAACCTACTGCTGCTGCGCTTTCCTATGGAATGAACAACAAGGAAGGTCTTATAGCTGTTTTTGATCTTGGAGGTGGAACATTTGATGTTTCCATCTTGGAGATCTCTGGGGGTGTTTTTGAGGTATGTATCTGTTTCTATTCTAACAGATCTTTGCTAGTGTTTCTTTATAATGGAAACTTTCTCTAATAATACTCTCCTATCCAGGTGAAATCAACCAATGGTGACACATTCTTGGGAGGGGAGGACTTTGACAATGCTCTGTTGGACTTTCTGGTGAGCGAATTCAAGAGGACTGAGGGAATTGATCTATCAAAAGACAGGCTTGCCTTGCAGAGACTTAGGGAGGCATCTGAGAAGGCCAAAATTGAGCTCTCATCTACTGCCCAAACTGAGATCAACTTGCCATTTATAACTGCTGATGCATCAGGTGCTAAACATCTTAACATCACACTAACCAGATCAAAGTTTGAGTCTTTGGTGAATCACTTAATTGAGAGAACTAGGACACCATGCAAGAATTGTTTGAAGGATGCCAACATATCTATCAAGGATGTGGATGAGGTCCTTCTTGTTGGAGGAATGACTCGTGTTCCAAAAGTGCAAGAGGTAGTCTCGGAGATTTTCGGAAAGAGCCCAAGCAAAGGAGTCAATCCTGATGAGGCAGTTGCTATGGGAGCTGCTATCCAGGGTGGTATTCTTCGTGGAGATGTCAAGGAGTTGCTTCTTCTGGATGTCACTCCATTGTCACTTGGAATTGAGACATTGGGTGGCATATTCACCAGGTTGATCAATCGTAACACGACAATCCCAACTAAAAAGAGCCAGGTATGTTGTTGATCAAACAATTCTTCTGTAAAACCGTGTTGAGACAGTAAGGATTGGTAATATGACCATTTATATGGTATTTCCTAGAATTGGTAATATGACCATTTATATGGTATTTCCTAGAATTCCTTACATCTGCTTACTGTGCGAGAGATATGCTAGAGTGTGCAATGGGATATGATGTCTGAGTTGATCCCAAGTCTTTCTCATATTTTGCTGAGATTTGATTGAGTTTTCAGCCTTGACAGTTATTGTAACCTGTCTTTTGTCTGCTTTCCTTTCTGATCTGGTTTTCCATGTTTATGTTTTAATCAACTTCAATATTGAGCTTTCACACAAGTTTAGTGATGCTAATCATGTAATTGATTTTGCACTTGTACCATTGCAGGTCTTTTCTACTGCAGCTGACAACCAAACTCAGGTTGGCATCAAAGTACTCCAAGGTGAACGTGAAATGGCTTCTGACAACAAGCTTCTAGGAGAGTTTGAGCTTATAGGCATTCCTCCAGCTCCTAGAGGCATGCCTCAGATTGAAGTTACATTCGACATTGATGCCAATGGTATTGTCACCGTTTCTGCCAAGGACAAGGCCACTTCAAAGGAGCAACAGATTACCATCCGCTCATCTGGAGGTCTTTCAGAAGATGAAATTGAGAAGATGGTCAAGGAAGCTGAAATGCATGCCCAGAAAGATAAAGAGAGGAAGACTCTTATTGATGTTAGAAACAATGCAGATACCACCATCTACAGCATTGAGAAGAGCTTGGGTGAGTACCGTGACAAGATTCCAAGTGAAGTTGCCAAAGAAATTGAGGATGCAGTTGCAGATTTGAGGAAGGCAATGGAGGGCGATAACATTGAAGAAATCAAGTCAAAGCTTGATGCTGCAAACAAAGCTGTATCCAAGATTGGGCAGCATATGGCAGGCGGTTCTGGGGGTAACTCTTCTGGATCAGGAGGTTCACAGGGTGGTGAACAGACACCAGAAGCCGACTATGAAGAGGTGAAGAAGTGAGCCATCTGGAAGTAATTCATCGTTGGTCTTGTTTTTCTGTTGGCGGAGTTAGTATTAAAGATTAAaacatgaaatttttatttttcaagtagAAACGGTGGTTTTTTTGTATCTAAAATGTTGGGAGTTTCAAATTGTTGGGGAATGGTTAATCCATTCGGGACTAGCACatgctttttttattaatttctcacATATAATATTAGATCAAATTTTGCTGTTGATTGACATCTAATCGAGAGGTATTTGAATTGTCTTGGCCATATAAGAGAATGGTCTTTAATATTAGATCTGGCTTCTTTCTCGAAGGAGATCATAATGATATATGGTTTGTTTCGTGAGTTTAGTCTATCGTGCATTGCTGTGTCTTAGCTATTATTGCCTCGTATTTTATTGCTTTAATGCTGGTGGTTCAGCAAACTCCTAGGCAAGTTGGCTTGCGGAAATACCGTGTGTGTGCTTAACAGGTTCTCCTATGATGTTGAAATcaatttggtttctttttctttttcatttgtttattattaataaacgtTAATCGCCATCTCTTTTAACTCTTTCTTGTAGCTTGCTGTAAAACCGTCATTGGAAAACATTACCATCTCTTTTAACTCTTTCTTGTAGCTTGCTGTAAAACCGTCATTGGAAAATattgcttattattatttttttgaataataattttgcttatttattaactggataaaaatatcaattacataGTCGTTTACATGAGAGCAagttttatttatgttaaaaaaaaaaaaaaagggtgaaataaatttgatgatgcGAAGCTCATTCTCAATTTCTAATCTCAAAGCAAAAATGGTTTTCaccaaaggaataaaaaaaaaaaaaaaaaaaaaaaactattctcagtaaattttcataatttatctATTCTCCACGaatataaattgataaatatcttccttcttaatttttcacccgaataaataaaaataaaataaaaaaataaaaaataaaattttaaaaaagggcTAAAGTC
This genomic interval carries:
- the LOC107426748 gene encoding heat shock 70 kDa protein, mitochondrial translates to MAATAVLLRSLRRRDVVSAPLSACRSFVSTTKASYKPSYFGHNWASLSRPFSSKPAGADVIGIDLGTTNSCVAVMEGKNPKVIENAEGARTTPSVVAFNQKGELLVGTPAKRQAVTNPTNTVFATKRLIGRRFDDPQTQKEMKMVPYKIVKAPNGDAWVEANGQQYSPSQIGAFVLTKMKETAEAYLGKSVSKAVITVPAYFNDAQRQATKDAGKIAGLDVQRIINEPTAAALSYGMNNKEGLIAVFDLGGGTFDVSILEISGGVFEVKSTNGDTFLGGEDFDNALLDFLVSEFKRTEGIDLSKDRLALQRLREASEKAKIELSSTAQTEINLPFITADASGAKHLNITLTRSKFESLVNHLIERTRTPCKNCLKDANISIKDVDEVLLVGGMTRVPKVQEVVSEIFGKSPSKGVNPDEAVAMGAAIQGGILRGDVKELLLLDVTPLSLGIETLGGIFTRLINRNTTIPTKKSQVFSTAADNQTQVGIKVLQGEREMASDNKLLGEFELIGIPPAPRGMPQIEVTFDIDANGIVTVSAKDKATSKEQQITIRSSGGLSEDEIEKMVKEAEMHAQKDKERKTLIDVRNNADTTIYSIEKSLGEYRDKIPSEVAKEIEDAVADLRKAMEGDNIEEIKSKLDAANKAVSKIGQHMAGGSGGNSSGSGGSQGGEQTPEADYEEVKK